In Helicobacter pylori, a single genomic region encodes these proteins:
- the ruvA gene encoding Holliday junction branch migration protein RuvA, producing the protein MIVGLIGVVEKISALEAHIEVQGVVYGVQVSMRTAALLQAGQKARLKILQVIKEDAHLLYGFLEEGEKILFERLLKINGVGGRIALAILSSFSPNEFESIIATKEVKRLQQVPGIGKKLADKIMVDLIGFFIQDENRPAHNEVFLALESLGFKSTEINQVLKTLKPNLSIEAAIKEALQQLRS; encoded by the coding sequence ATGATAGTGGGTTTGATAGGGGTTGTGGAAAAAATCTCCGCTTTAGAAGCGCATATAGAAGTGCAAGGGGTTGTTTATGGGGTGCAAGTTTCTATGCGAACGGCCGCTTTGCTTCAAGCGGGCCAAAAAGCGCGTTTGAAAATCTTGCAAGTGATTAAAGAAGATGCACATCTTTTATACGGGTTTTTAGAAGAGGGCGAAAAAATCCTTTTTGAAAGGCTTTTAAAAATCAATGGGGTAGGGGGGCGTATCGCTTTAGCCATTCTTTCAAGCTTTTCGCCGAATGAATTTGAAAGCATTATCGCTACTAAAGAAGTCAAAAGACTCCAGCAAGTCCCAGGTATAGGGAAAAAGCTCGCTGATAAGATCATGGTGGATTTGATTGGCTTTTTTATTCAAGATGAAAACAGACCCGCGCACAACGAAGTCTTTTTAGCTTTAGAGAGTTTGGGCTTTAAAAGCACCGAAATCAACCAAGTCTTAAAAACCCTAAAACCCAATCTCAGCATAGAAGCAGCGATTAAAGAAGCCTTACAACAACTGCGCTCTTAA
- a CDS encoding DUF3519 domain-containing protein: MKSIKKPHLDHTQALASYVSGSLGTLKVFLVWVRKLFSNPCLDNISTKILNNRKSELVLKTMFKSNGDYKNNKAYKEFSSTSLNANAKVSHRSSSHGGAKKNNT; the protein is encoded by the coding sequence ATGAAAAGCATTAAAAAGCCTCACCTTGACCATACACAAGCCCTTGCGTCTTATGTGTCAGGGTCTCTTGGCACACTTAAAGTGTTTTTAGTGTGGGTTAGAAAATTATTCTCCAACCCATGCCTTGACAATATTAGCACAAAAATATTAAATAATAGAAAGAGTGAATTAGTTTTAAAAACAATGTTCAAGAGTAACGGAGATTATAAGAATAACAAGGCTTATAAAGAATTTTCAAGCACCTCACTCAACGCTAATGCGAAGGTGTCCCATAGGTCGAGTTCCCATGGTGGTGCTAAAAAGAACAATACTTAA
- a CDS encoding NYN domain-containing protein has protein sequence MKANTIILVDWENFRRDIKQTKCVNYNIALDVIVTIRAFLLDDEWISRIYFYTTPPFDFEHALWDKRNDTLQNEKNPGTEMKIFTSSDIEEILQSSEATKWEKIYSDVENFQHDLASLDQVELRLGRTKLNAIRVEFDGSYRALLEQKQVDMLMGLDIQRIAFKKIADRILIFSKDTDLIPALKLARDEGLRVDIADLSNRLSLLSQDLKYNSDKVRKLSSNEVKDKLFSIRENLTKTNWALN, from the coding sequence ATGAAAGCAAACACAATCATACTAGTGGATTGGGAGAATTTCAGACGCGATATTAAACAAACAAAATGCGTTAATTACAATATCGCTTTAGATGTGATCGTTACTATCAGAGCTTTTTTACTAGATGATGAATGGATCAGTCGTATTTACTTTTATACCACCCCACCCTTTGATTTTGAACATGCGTTATGGGATAAGAGGAACGACACTCTCCAAAATGAAAAAAATCCGGGAACAGAAATGAAAATCTTCACCAGCAGCGACATTGAAGAGATCTTACAAAGCAGTGAAGCGACTAAATGGGAGAAGATTTATAGCGATGTGGAAAATTTCCAACACGATCTGGCTTCATTGGATCAAGTGGAATTGAGGTTAGGGAGGACTAAGTTAAACGCAATAAGAGTGGAGTTTGATGGGAGTTATAGGGCGTTATTAGAACAAAAACAGGTGGATATGCTCATGGGTCTTGACATTCAAAGAATAGCCTTTAAAAAAATAGCCGATAGGATTTTGATATTTTCAAAAGATACGGATCTAATCCCCGCGCTCAAATTAGCCAGAGATGAGGGGTTAAGGGTGGATATTGCCGATTTGTCTAACAGATTGTCTCTTCTTAGCCAGGATTTGAAATACAATTCGGATAAAGTGAGGAAATTGAGCAGTAACGAAGTCAAAGACAAGCTTTTTTCCATCAGAGAAAATCTCACTAAAACCAACTGGGCTTTAAACTAA
- the ruvC gene encoding crossover junction endodeoxyribonuclease RuvC, with translation MRILGIDPGSRKCGYAIISHASNKLSLITAGFINITTTRLQEQILDLIEALDCLLDRYEVNEVAIEDIFFAYNPKSVIKLAQFRGALSLKILERIGNFSEYTPLQVKKALTGNGKAAKEQVAFMVKRLLNITSEIKPLDISDAIAVAITHAQRLKPR, from the coding sequence ATGCGTATTTTAGGAATAGACCCAGGCAGTAGGAAATGCGGGTATGCTATCATTTCTCACGCTTCTAACAAGCTTTCTTTAATCACGGCCGGGTTCATTAATATCACCACGACACGCTTGCAAGAACAGATTTTAGACTTGATAGAAGCCTTAGATTGCTTATTGGATCGTTACGAAGTTAATGAAGTGGCGATTGAAGATATTTTCTTTGCGTATAACCCTAAAAGCGTGATCAAGCTCGCGCAATTCAGGGGGGCGTTGTCCTTAAAGATTTTAGAAAGGATTGGTAATTTCAGCGAATACACGCCCTTACAAGTCAAAAAAGCCCTAACCGGTAACGGGAAAGCCGCTAAAGAGCAAGTGGCCTTTATGGTCAAACGCTTGCTTAACATCACAAGCGAAATCAAGCCTTTGGATATTAGCGATGCGATAGCTGTTGCTATCACGCATGCGCAACGCTTAAAGCCCCGCTAA